Proteins encoded within one genomic window of Sphaerotilus montanus:
- a CDS encoding IS1595 family transposase, protein MPMNRIQFQQGMSLPEFMASFGTEEQCAEAVKQARWPQGFECPRCGSAAHYVVGHGARKLFQCNGCRHQTSLTAGSLFASTKLPLKTWFLAIYLLSQAKTGLSALALKRQVGVSYPTAWLMHQKIMHAMAERVDQYRLDGTVQLDDAYLGGERSGGKAGRGSENKVPFVAAVSVDDQGHPQYVKLAPVSGFTLEAVGQWAQAALMPGTRVVSDGLGCFAAVTSAGCLHTPIVVGQRKPRELPEFTWVNTVLGNLKTTLSGAFHAFKYPKYASSYLAAFAYRFNRRFDLRGLVARLIIDVARCKPRAQRVVRGNAEDRC, encoded by the coding sequence ATGCCGATGAACCGAATCCAGTTCCAGCAGGGGATGTCGCTGCCAGAGTTCATGGCCAGCTTCGGCACGGAAGAGCAATGCGCCGAGGCGGTCAAGCAGGCGCGCTGGCCGCAGGGCTTCGAGTGCCCGCGCTGCGGCAGTGCGGCGCACTACGTGGTGGGCCACGGGGCGCGCAAGCTGTTCCAGTGCAACGGCTGCCGCCACCAGACATCGCTGACCGCGGGCAGCCTGTTCGCCAGCACCAAGCTGCCACTGAAGACGTGGTTCCTGGCGATCTACCTGCTCAGCCAGGCCAAGACGGGACTGTCGGCGCTGGCGCTCAAGCGGCAGGTGGGCGTGAGCTACCCGACGGCGTGGCTGATGCACCAGAAGATCATGCACGCGATGGCCGAGCGGGTGGACCAGTACCGACTCGACGGCACGGTGCAGCTCGACGATGCCTACCTTGGCGGAGAGCGCAGCGGCGGCAAGGCGGGCCGGGGTTCGGAGAACAAGGTGCCGTTCGTGGCGGCGGTCTCGGTCGATGACCAGGGGCATCCGCAGTACGTCAAGCTCGCGCCGGTGAGCGGCTTCACGCTGGAGGCGGTGGGCCAGTGGGCGCAGGCGGCGCTGATGCCGGGAACGCGGGTGGTCAGCGACGGGCTGGGGTGCTTCGCCGCGGTCACCAGCGCGGGCTGCCTGCACACGCCGATCGTGGTGGGCCAGCGCAAGCCGCGCGAGCTGCCCGAGTTCACCTGGGTCAACACGGTGCTGGGCAACCTGAAGACGACGTTGTCGGGTGCGTTCCATGCGTTCAAGTACCCCAAGTACGCCAGCAGCTATCTGGCAGCGTTCGCCTACCGCTTCAACCGCCGGTTCGACCTGCGCGGGCTGGTGGCTCGGCTCATCATCGATGTCGCGCGGTGCAAGCCTCGGGCTCAGCGGGTCGTTCGGGGGAATGCTGAGGATCGTTGCTAA
- a CDS encoding type II toxin-antitoxin system RelE/ParE family toxin gives MELRTYTTAGDVAPFNEWMKSLRDVQARARIRARLARVQAGNFGDCKSLRDGLQELRIDHGPGYRVYLSRQGSVLVLLLCGSDKSDQDTAIRQALVYLNDWKQRGQP, from the coding sequence ATGGAACTGAGAACCTACACCACGGCGGGCGATGTCGCGCCCTTCAACGAGTGGATGAAGTCCCTGCGCGATGTCCAGGCCCGCGCCCGAATCCGTGCCCGGCTTGCTCGGGTGCAGGCGGGCAACTTCGGCGACTGCAAGTCGCTGCGGGATGGTTTGCAGGAACTGCGCATCGACCACGGCCCCGGCTACCGGGTGTACCTGAGTCGGCAAGGTTCGGTGCTGGTGCTGCTGCTGTGCGGTAGCGACAAGAGCGACCAGGACACGGCCATCCGGCAAGCCTTGGTCTACCTGAACGACTGGAAGCAACGAGGTCAGCCATGA
- a CDS encoding helix-turn-helix domain-containing protein: MNSTETATGAESPDEALTTEQVEELCGVSKRTLLKWRRTGVLPAECLPRNIPRTRRLRWPAAAIRRFAAGTTEGVDHA, encoded by the coding sequence ATGAACTCAACCGAAACGGCAACCGGGGCCGAAAGCCCGGATGAGGCGCTGACGACTGAGCAAGTCGAAGAGCTGTGCGGCGTGTCGAAACGGACTTTGCTGAAGTGGCGCCGAACCGGCGTGCTGCCGGCCGAGTGCCTGCCACGAAACATCCCGCGCACCCGCCGCCTGCGCTGGCCTGCCGCCGCGATTCGGCGGTTCGCTGCTGGCACGACCGAGGGGGTCGATCATGCGTGA
- a CDS encoding HigA family addiction module antitoxin, translated as MGHMFNPPHPGLTLRDDVLPALGLSLAEAAKQLDVSRALLSRVVNGRAAISPDMALRLQAWLGVDRGGDARLWLALQAEYSLWHAEQRLKDMPLNVQRAPTELAHGVVKG; from the coding sequence ATGGGGCACATGTTCAACCCGCCGCACCCTGGCCTGACGCTGCGGGATGACGTGCTGCCGGCGCTGGGTCTGAGCCTCGCAGAAGCCGCGAAGCAGTTGGACGTGTCCCGTGCGTTGCTGTCTCGGGTGGTGAACGGCCGGGCCGCCATCTCGCCCGACATGGCCCTCCGCCTTCAGGCGTGGCTCGGGGTGGATCGCGGTGGTGACGCCCGGCTGTGGCTGGCGCTGCAGGCCGAATACAGCCTGTGGCACGCCGAGCAGCGGCTGAAGGACATGCCGCTGAACGTGCAGCGCGCACCGACTGAACTGGCGCATGGCGTGGTGAAGGGGTGA
- a CDS encoding plasmid recombination protein — translation MSAAAFLRVKKLTGAGIVKVAAMHNRRAIVAELGAGGCIDASRCALNVTMEGPDTPQAVAELAQGLMDAAGVGKLRKDAVRAVEAVFSLPPDGGGVDHAAYFSRCIEWASTAFGPVLSADAHHDEAAPHLHVLCLPLVDGRMVGSDLVGGPAKLRALQAGFHTAVAQGFGLKRGAAKLSGRNRAGTAAAVLAHLRAIGDPAMKSAMWPAIRDAIERDPRPFAESIGFDVTSASAAPKPAKSFTSIMVSRGKGARTHAEADRRDRALMGRKPIGFEAVGEALEVVETSPIQTPVKTGTLCSVGFSPAKGSPTHTRPPAMGHLISNDPQHSPERPAEPEACTARHR, via the coding sequence ATGAGCGCCGCCGCCTTCCTGCGCGTCAAGAAGCTGACCGGGGCCGGCATCGTCAAGGTTGCGGCGATGCACAACCGTCGCGCCATCGTCGCCGAGCTTGGAGCCGGTGGCTGCATCGACGCGAGCCGCTGCGCCCTGAACGTCACCATGGAAGGCCCGGACACGCCCCAGGCCGTCGCAGAGCTGGCGCAGGGCCTCATGGATGCCGCGGGTGTGGGCAAGCTGCGCAAGGATGCCGTGCGGGCCGTGGAAGCGGTTTTCAGCCTGCCGCCTGACGGTGGAGGGGTTGACCATGCCGCGTACTTCTCCCGGTGCATCGAGTGGGCGAGTACAGCCTTCGGCCCGGTGCTGTCCGCCGACGCGCACCACGACGAAGCCGCGCCCCATCTTCATGTCCTATGCCTGCCGCTGGTGGATGGCCGCATGGTGGGGTCTGATCTTGTGGGCGGCCCTGCCAAGCTGCGGGCGCTGCAAGCCGGATTCCATACCGCTGTGGCTCAGGGTTTCGGCCTGAAGCGTGGCGCCGCGAAGCTGTCTGGACGGAACCGCGCTGGTACTGCCGCCGCCGTGCTGGCGCACCTGCGCGCCATCGGTGACCCGGCGATGAAGTCGGCAATGTGGCCGGCAATCCGTGACGCAATTGAACGTGACCCGCGCCCGTTCGCGGAATCCATAGGGTTCGACGTGACCAGCGCCAGCGCGGCACCGAAGCCGGCGAAGAGCTTCACGTCCATCATGGTCAGCCGGGGCAAAGGTGCCCGGACCCACGCCGAAGCCGACCGCCGCGACCGTGCCTTGATGGGTCGAAAGCCTATAGGGTTCGAGGCTGTCGGCGAGGCGCTGGAAGTGGTCGAAACCAGCCCTATACAGACCCCTGTGAAAACGGGAACCCTATGCTCTGTAGGGTTCTCCCCGGCAAAGGGTTCTCCAACGCACACCAGACCGCCCGCAATGGGCCACCTGATTAGCAACGATCCTCAGCATTCCCCCGAACGACCCGCTGAGCCCGAGGCTTGCACCGCGCGACATCGATGA
- a CDS encoding helix-turn-helix domain-containing protein: protein MRDLRILPSTGTGARTALAELASGAKLDQRRWLAAGRGWRLAARITELRLCGWRVQADRCIETEAGGRAAVYALSAEEQRIASDMMREQAEAIARSVALVGGAA, encoded by the coding sequence ATGCGTGACCTTCGCATCCTGCCGAGCACAGGAACTGGCGCCCGGACTGCGCTTGCCGAACTGGCTTCCGGCGCGAAGCTCGATCAGCGCCGATGGCTCGCTGCCGGGCGAGGCTGGCGTCTGGCGGCCCGAATCACGGAGTTGCGGCTGTGCGGCTGGCGCGTCCAGGCGGATCGGTGCATCGAGACGGAGGCGGGTGGCCGTGCTGCGGTCTACGCCCTGTCGGCCGAAGAGCAGCGCATCGCCAGCGACATGATGCGCGAGCAGGCCGAAGCGATAGCGCGATCGGTGGCGCTGGTCGGGGGGGCGGCATGA
- a CDS encoding addiction module antidote protein, whose amino-acid sequence MNTRDKSYEDDLLQALTDPQEAAAYIDAVMELEDPAAFSLALRQVAKAHGMAEVARRAELGEKTLFRSLGENGNPTLATLQKVLHAVGLRLSVQPA is encoded by the coding sequence ATGAACACCCGTGACAAAAGCTACGAAGACGACTTGCTGCAGGCCCTCACCGACCCGCAGGAGGCCGCCGCCTATATCGACGCCGTGATGGAGTTGGAAGACCCTGCAGCCTTCTCGCTGGCACTGCGGCAGGTGGCGAAGGCACACGGAATGGCAGAAGTGGCCCGCCGCGCCGAGCTGGGCGAAAAGACGCTGTTCCGCTCGCTGGGCGAGAACGGGAACCCGACGCTGGCGACACTGCAGAAAGTGCTTCACGCAGTCGGCCTGCGTCTGAGCGTTCAGCCGGCTTGA